The genomic DNA ATTACAAAAAGGAATCCCTGGCCTGAGGAGGCGGGATTCCTTTTTATGTGTGTAATTAACAGCCTAATGGGCCACCGGATGCAGAAGCAGGTACACGGCCGTGACCATGCTCCCGATTCCGATCAATCCTAACAGGGCAATCGTTAGCATCCTGTTGATGCGATGCAACGCAAGCAGGCCATAATAGAGCACGGCTCCTGTAATCAGAAAGAGAAGGAATCCCATCATCTCATGCGAGCCCAATGGATGAAGAAGCAGATTCAAGGCAATTCCCCCGAAGATGAATGCCCCGACTGAAGCCACTATCTTGCGGGGACTGACAAACTGTTCCATGATTTCACCTCCGTCTTAGCCTTCCGTTTGATCAAGTATAACGGATTGATGTTATCCCCATCCACTCGTCTGTACCAGAATCATGTTTGAGATGATCAAAGACGATTCAGAATCATAGAAACCAGTCCATAGAGCATACCGAAGGCAGGAAAGATCACCCACCAGGGCCACATGCTCCTTACACTCCCCGCTTCCCTGATGATGATCCGCTCCTGAAAGCTTTTATCCCCTTTGATCAATTCATCAAGTGATATCTTATACAGATCGCTCAAAAGGATCAGATTATCCAGATCGGGGTAGCATTTGCCCGTTTCCCACTTGGAAATCGATTGCCTTGAGATACTCAACTGCGTAGCCACGTCATCCTGGGACAGCCTGCACTCTTCACGCTTTCGTTTTAAATTCCCGGCCAGTTCCATTCCCATCAACCACCTGTTCATTAGTATGGATTCAGTATAATCCCACGGTCATTCTCTTGGGAGAAGACAGTGGTTGAACGTCCGCAACCTGTGGTTGCATACGAAGCTGCCTTCCTTATCGCTTTATTCTTGTTTCCTCCTCCATATTCCTTCTATTGCGGGATTTTGGGGTAGAATGGAAGAAACGATTTCTATGTAAAGGTGAGGGAATATGAGAAAACGATTGAGGATCGGAGAAATATCCAATCTCTTCAAATTATCAAAACCGACGCTTCGCTATTATGACGAGATTGGTTTATTCAGCCCTAAATATACAGACGAACAAAATCAATACCGCTACTATGGCATCGAACAGTTTGCCACGCTGGATGCCATCATCTTCCTGAGGAAGAACGGGTTTGCCATCAAGGATATCAAGGAACAGCTGGAGAAGCGGTCGCCCGAGGGGACCCTCGACCTCCTTCAACGGAAACTGGAGGAGACCAGGCAGGAGATCCGGGACCTGGAGATCATTTCCCGCAAGATCCAGAACAAGATCACCACCATCGAAGAAGGACTGTCCCTGCTGACGGAGACGGCTGTCACCATCAAGGAGTTCAGTGCCCGGTCCATCACGTATTACTACAATGAAGGACCGGTCGATATGATTGCGAAGATGGATGAGATCCATTTGAGCGATATGGAGAGGATTTCCCAGATGTCCCACGTCTACGATGGATTTTTCACGGGAGACCTCGGTTTTGTCGTCGATTATCCGAGCTTACAGGAAGAGGGACCGGTGAAATACAGCCGCATCTTCGACTTGAATGAAGACCATGCCTCCCCCCACTTCCTGAGAGGAGGTCTATACGCCTGCTATCCCTATAAGGGGCCTTATGAAGACATAAAAGAAGCCCATCTGCACGTACTCGACCATATCCATACTCACGGCTACCTTGTCGACGGGGAGGCAATCGAGCTCTATATCCTCGATGAATCTGTCGTCAAGGATGAGAACGATTACCTGACCATGATCCAGGTTCCCGTGAAAAGAAGGTGATTGACCTTCAAGCTGCTTGAACGTTTACAATGACTTCTATCACCATCAATGGAGGTCAATTCATCATGGAAACGACAGACAGTCTATTTCTAAAGCAACCGGTGAAGAACGTATTCCTGCGGTACTTCTTCCCGTCCATACTCGGCCTGATGGTCATGGCCGTCAATATCCTGATCGACGGTATCTTCATCGGCCACGGCGTCGGTGAGATTGCGCTTGCGGGCGTCAATGTGGCCCTTCCTGTATTCTCCCTCATATTCGCCATCGCACTCTGGATCGGGATGGGGGGCGGGACGCTTTACTCCATGCACCTGGGGCGCTCTGATCATTATGCAGCAAGAAGTTTCTTCAGTCTTTCCGTCACCGCCGTCATCACCCTGCTCGTTCTTCTCGGGTTCATCGGCTATGTGAATATGGAGGCTGTGGGGAGCTTGCTTGGAGCGAATTCGGATACAGCCCCTTTCGCCCATGAATACTTAAGCGTCATGTTCCTTTTCGGTTGGATCATTGCCCTCGAACAGGTGCTGAGCATCTTTGTACGGAATGACGGAAGCCCGGTTCTTTCCATGATCTCACTGGTCGCCATGGCGCTGGTCAATATCGGCATGAACTACCTCACGATTTTCGTCTGGGGACTTGGGGTGACGGGTGCTGCAGTATCCACGGTCACAGGGGGAGCAGTGGGTGTCCTAATCCTCCTGACCCATTTTATGAAAAAAGAAAGCTCTCTGCGGAAGCCGGCATTTGCATGGAGCCTCCAGCGACTTCTTCACATCTTCTCCATCGGGTTTCCGAGCCTGCTGGCTGAGATGGGGATGTTCGTTTTTGTGGCAGGCTACAATGTGACGATCGTCCATCTCCTCGGAACGGAAGGGGTAGCCGCATTCTCCGTCATCAATTATCTTCACAGCTTCATGTTCATCACCTTCTTCGGGATCGAAGCCGCCCTGCAGCCGATGATCAGCTTCTATCACGGAGCCAGGGAAACAGGGCGCATCAAGGACAGCGTGAGGATAGGGGAAAAAGCCGCACTGATTCTTGGAATCGGATTGACTACTATCGGATTAGTGGCAGCGCCACTCCTTGTATCCCTATTCGGCATCGAATCGGAGGAAGTCCGTACCATGGCCACCCAAGGCCTTCGCCTCTTCTTCCTGGGGTACCTCTTCCTCGGATTCAACTTTGTCTATATGACCTACTTCCAGGCAACGGGGCAGATCGGGGCGTCTTCCCTGATCATCCTCTTGAGGGGATTCATTTTCCTTGTCACATTCCTTCTGGTCCTGCCTGCCCTGATGGGATCAACCGGAGTTTGGCTCGCCTTGCCATTTGCAGAACTGACGATGTCTGCCTTGCTTTTCTTCTTCGTCAGAAGGAGAACCCTCTCGGCAACGCATCTGACTGGGAAATTTCCCATCCACGGATGAACCACCACAACAGCCCAAGTCGGAAAGCGACTTGGGCTGTTTTTCATAAAGCGGAAAGGAAGATGTTTGTAATCGGGAAGGTTGTGAAAAAATAAATCCATCTTTCTTTCATTAAAGGCAAGGTTTCATGGTTTACAATTTCAGGTTGCAGGAATATAATGACGTTAAGTTTTACCTAAGGAAACTTTTTAACCTTTAACTAACTATCATGAAGCAGGTGAACATAAATGAAGCAGTCAACAAAAACCACGTCTGCAGCAGAAGCCGTCCTGAGAGGGGATGTAAAAGGGTGGAAGAGGATTCTGCCATTCCTCGGACCCGCCTTCATCGCAGCCGTGGCCTATATCGATCCAGGTAACTTTGCGACCAACATCGCAGCAGGATCCACTTACGGCTATCAGCTGTTGTGGGTCATCGCCTTTTCCAATTTAATGGCCGTACTCATTCAATCTTTATCAGCAAAGCTCGGCATCGCTACAGGACGGAATCTTCCTGAAGTTGCGAGGGACCGGTTCTCCAAGAAAACATCGATCTTCCTCTGGGTCCAGAGCGAACTCGTCATCATCGCCACCGACCTTGCCGAATTCATCGGTGCCGCCCTGGGTCTCCATCTCATCTTTGGGATCGGCATGGTGCCATCGGCCATCATTACGGCCATCGCCTCTTTTGCCATCCTGGAAATGCAACGCAGAGGATACCGGGCGTTCGAGACGACGATCTCCGCCATGGTCATCATGGTCGTCCTTGCATTCGCCCTGCAGACATTTTTCGCCCAGCCGGACTGGGCAGCTGTCGGTATGGGGATCGTCACGCCATCCTTTGAGGGAACAGAGAGCATCATCCTCTCTGCAGGAATCCTTGGGGCTACCGTCATGCCCCACGCGATCTACCTTCATTCCGCTCTGACGAACAAGCGGATCGTCGGACGTTCGGAAAAGGAAAAGAAACAGATCTTCCGCTTTGAATTCATTGATATCGTCATTGCCATGATCGTAGCCGGTGCCATCAATATGAGCATGCTCATCATTGCAGCAGCCCTTTTCTTCGAGAAAGGCATGCGGATCGAGGATCTGACGGTCATGTTCAACGAACTCGGGTCGAACCTTGGTTCATTCGCCGCCATCCTGTTCGGTCTCGGTCTCCTGATTGCCGGACTTTCCAGCTCCTCCGTAGGAACGATGACAGGTGATGTCGTCATGCAGGGCTTCATCCGCAGGCACATCAATCTGTATCTCCGCCGGGCGATCACCATGCTTCCGCCGCTGATCATCATCATCTCCGGCGTCAATGCAACCAAGGCGCTCGTCGTCAGTCAGGTGATCCTGTCATTCGGTATCGCCTTCGCCCTTGTCCCCCTCATCATGTTCACAAGCAACAAGGAGCTCATGGGCGAACTGCGGAATCACAAGGTGACCACCGCCATTGCCTGGATCATTTGCGGAATCGTCATCCTCCTGAACGGGTACTTGATCATCGATACATTCCTTTGACCACGAAAAAAGAGCATTCCACCCGGGATGCTCTTTTTCCTTGATTAAATTGTTCACAAATCTGTCACTTACGAAAGAAGAACCTTCCTTGGTATCCTTAGCTTCATTACAAATGAAGGAATGATCAATATGCCAAGCTCTAAAAAAGAAGGTCTCATATTCGGGGTGATGATGTGCTTCGGAATGGTCATCGTCATGTCACTCTATAACGCTGTCATTAACGGAACCATCCATGACTTCTCGATGTTCTCCGTAGTCGAAATCGCCATAGGACTCGTCATAGCCCTAGTACTTGATATTGCCGTTGTCGGACCCCTGGCCAGGAAGATTGCGTTCAGCCTCCCCATCGACCGTTCGAAAAAAATCAACATGATCCTCGCCATGTCATCCTGCATGGTCATTGGAATGGTTCTCTTCATGTCGCTCTTCGGACTTGTGACAGCCGTCTTCGCTCACGGGTTGGAGGTAGAAAACCTCTTCACAGCCTACCTCATGATTGCCGGGAAGAATGTCATCATGGCCTTGCCGCTACAGCTACTCATCATGGGGCCACTTGTACGGGGATTATTCACAAAAGTAGTGAAACCACGCCTTACATCACCTGCCTGATCCACCGTGATTCCCGCCCTGCAAAGAAATGGGCGGGGACACCTATTAAACAACCTCGAACAATACCGCCAAACCAATTCCTCCCCCGCTTCCGATGGCCGCTAACACGAAGCGGACACCCTTCCGTCTTTGCACCTCATAAAAAAGCCTCGTCACCATGATGCTTCCAGAGGCCCCATATGGATGGCCGATCGTCAAAGCACCGCCCGACACATTCAATTTTTCATAGGGGATGGAGAGCTCCGTGGCACATGCGACAATCTTGGAGGCGAACGCTTCATTGATTTCGACCAAATCGATGTCTTCCATTGTAAGCTGATTCCGCTCGAGGATCCCTTTGATCGCCGGGATCGGCCCTGCACCTGGAAAGTGGGGGTGAACCCCGACGACTTCACTGTCCACAAAACGTAATACGGGTTCTAAGCCCTTCTTTCTCGCAAGAGACTCTTCCATCACAAGGACAGCCGCAGCCCCGTCATGGATTCCGCAGCTATTCGCGACCGTGACGGTGCCTCCCGGTTTGACGAGGGGCCTGGCCCTCTTCAACAACGCAGGAAGATTCCTCTTTTTATTGAGCCCTTCGTCTGTATCCACATCGGGAAGGGGGAGGATTTCCTTATGATTCATGCCATTCTCATGGGCACTCCAGCTCCGCTCAAAACTGAGGAGGGCATACTCATCCTGGGCTTCCTTCGTAATGAAGAATCGCTCGGCCACCAGCTCGGCTGCTTCCGGCATCTCCGGGTCCCCAAGTTCATCCGGTGAAAACCGGGCGCGTCTTGGAAACGGTGAGGTGCTGACGCTTTCGGCCCCGCCCGCTACATACGCATCCCCCGCCCCTCCCTGGATAAGGTGACAAGCATGGCGGATCGACTCCAATCCTGCACTGCACTGGCGGTCAATGGTCATTCCCGGTACAGCAAGGGGGATACCCGCTTCAAGACTTGCCAGCCGCGCCACATTGCCTCCTGGACCAACCACGTTTCCGAGGATGACATCACGAATGGGGACCTTGGCACCTCCGGCGAGATGACGGATAAGGGGAGCCGCCAATTCATGTACCTCCAGCCCCTTCAAGATTCCTCCGGCTTTTCCAATCGGGGTGCGCTTCGCATGAACGATCACTGCCCTTTTCATACGGGAGACTCCAGCTGTCTTCGGAGCTCAGCCCTGGCTACTTTCCCGCTCGTCGTATAAGGGAGGGAAGGGACGAAGAGCCACCGCCTGGGTACTTTGTATCCAGCAAGATGATCCTTGCAGAAACGCTTCAGTTCAAGTTTCTCCGCATGTCCAACTACCACCGCGACGGCGATCTGCCCCCAGTAAGTGTCGGGCATCCCGATGACGGCGACTTCTTCCACCCCCGGATGGCGGGCAAGGACCGTTTCAATCTCTTCCGGAAATAGATTGATGCCCCCGTACATGATCATGTTTTTCTCCCGTCCTTCAATGGTCAGGAACCCGTCCTTATCAATCTTGCCCATATCATGAACCGTTGCCCATCCGTCTTTATCCCTTATCCCTTCAATCGTCCCATCTTCCTCTTCATAGTAGCCATCGATCAGGAATGGACTCCGGACATGAATCTTCCCGACCTCATCAGGAGAGGTGATGACCCCTCCGCTGCGATCACGGATTTCGATTTCCACATGCTGGCACGGCTGTCCGACAGTCGAGGTCTTGGATTGTCCGTCTCGACCAGTTAGAAAGGAGACAAAACTCAGCTCACCTGCTCCATAGAATTCGATCATTTCCATATCGGGGAACATCATCCCGATTTTCGCCTTTGATTCCTCCGTCCATTTTGCCCCTGAGGAAAGAAGCTTGAATGTCCTCTCCACACTCTGCCCTTCTTTCAGGAAGGCTTCGACCATTGTCGGGACTACATAGAGGGCTGTGATGGGACAGGAACCAAGCCACTCCATCGTCTGACTTGGAGAGAATTTATCCAATAGATACACCGTTCCGCCAAGATGAAGCGTACTGATGGCTCCGTAGAGAAAATGGGAGTGGAAAAGGGACCCCGGTATGAGGGCATGGACCGTTTCATCCAGTCCGAAGTCATGGACACTGCACTCGAAGCTCTTCACCCATGAATCATGGGAGCGTACGAAGGCCTTTGGGCTGCCTGTCGTTCCAGAGGTGAAGCCTGTATAGAAGGGAGGATTGTCTCCAGGTGGTGTGATGGTTGTGAAATGCGTATCCGCTATTTCTTGAAGGCAATCACCAACCTTTCTCATCTCCGGGAATACCTCGTTCAAATGATTGAAGGATTTCTCAGTCGCGACAATAATGGAAGGTTTGGAGAGTGCCACCCGCTTCTGCAGTTCAGGCGTCTTCCATTTCATATCATAAGGAACGGCATTCCATCCTGCCATGGCTGCCCCTGCAAAAAACTGCAGGAAGTCGATCCCGTTCGGCAGGAGGATACCGATCGTCCGATTGCCTGAATGCCTGGACTGAAGCCACGCTGCTGTTCGCTCGACTGCTTCTGCCCACTCCCGATAAGTAACCTCTTTATCTTCTGTATGGATGGCTGTCTTTTCAGCTCTGATTTTTGCGTGCTGTGAATACGCCTTGGTGATGGTCGTCATCGTTTCTCTCCTTTTCTATGGTCTGTTTTGACCCTTTCGTGGAATAGATGGCTGATTCCTTCTTTATAAAGCAAAAAAGGACACAAGTGTGTCCTTTCGATTAAGCCGTTTTCGATAGATTGCCTGTCCGTTTCAAGGAGCCCAGTGAGCGCATGATGACAGGATGGGTGCGGAGCTTGTAGACGAGGATCGACCCGACCACTGCCTTGATGATATCACCCGGAATGTAGGCAAGGCTGACCTTGACCGTATCCATCACCGAAATGCCCATGACCATTGCCTGCACCGGGATCCCGATCAAGTAGATAAGGAAGATGCCGACAGTAAGATTGACGAGCAGCACATGGTGGAACCTGACTTTTTTGAAAAGGGACAGGACATAGCCGATGACAAACGCCGTGACAGCCCATGAAATGATGTAGCCTCCGCTCGGACCGACGAAAACGCCTAGTCCGCCACGTCCACCAGATAGGAGTGGTACACCTGCGGCGACAAGTAGGAGGAAGACCGCCTGACTCATAAAGCCCAGTCTAGCCCCCAGGACACCTCCCGACAGGAGCACACCCATCGTCTGAAGAGTAAGGGGAACCGGGGTGAAGCTAAGGGCGATGGACGGGATCAACCCGAATGAGCCCATTACGGCCGCGAAGACCGCCACTAATGTCATTTCTCTGATTTTCATATGATGATCACCTGTTTTATGTCATTTGATAGTTTTATCATAGACACTGGGGTGATTTATGTCAACTTTATTTTATAATAGGTTTACATATAAATAATTTCATCTGATCAGAGAAGCTGCTAAACGAAAAACCACCGGACAGCTCCTGATCAGAAACTGTCCGGTGGCGCACAAACAATCAATTATTTTAATACATCCTCTTTGTAGTCGGACTCGACTTCTCCTACGAGATAATCTCCGTCCACTTTTTCCATGACCCAAATCATGACTTCTTTGCCCTCATCCTCGGATTTCCGACTTACCATGACGACTTCCCAAGGGTTCTCGTATTGTTCATCAAGATCTTCCTCAATCTCTTTAAGCAGATTCTTTTTTTTGATGGTTTCGAAGTTCAACTTCTCGACCCCGCCCATATCACGGACCATTTCTGCAACCATATCGATTGAACCAACAA from Rossellomorea marisflavi includes the following:
- a CDS encoding MATE family efflux transporter, which encodes MTSITINGGQFIMETTDSLFLKQPVKNVFLRYFFPSILGLMVMAVNILIDGIFIGHGVGEIALAGVNVALPVFSLIFAIALWIGMGGGTLYSMHLGRSDHYAARSFFSLSVTAVITLLVLLGFIGYVNMEAVGSLLGANSDTAPFAHEYLSVMFLFGWIIALEQVLSIFVRNDGSPVLSMISLVAMALVNIGMNYLTIFVWGLGVTGAAVSTVTGGAVGVLILLTHFMKKESSLRKPAFAWSLQRLLHIFSIGFPSLLAEMGMFVFVAGYNVTIVHLLGTEGVAAFSVINYLHSFMFITFFGIEAALQPMISFYHGARETGRIKDSVRIGEKAALILGIGLTTIGLVAAPLLVSLFGIESEEVRTMATQGLRLFFLGYLFLGFNFVYMTYFQATGQIGASSLIILLRGFIFLVTFLLVLPALMGSTGVWLALPFAELTMSALLFFFVRRRTLSATHLTGKFPIHG
- a CDS encoding helix-turn-helix transcriptional regulator, which codes for MNRWLMGMELAGNLKRKREECRLSQDDVATQLSISRQSISKWETGKCYPDLDNLILLSDLYKISLDELIKGDKSFQERIIIREAGSVRSMWPWWVIFPAFGMLYGLVSMILNRL
- a CDS encoding biotin transporter BioY, encoding MKIREMTLVAVFAAVMGSFGLIPSIALSFTPVPLTLQTMGVLLSGGVLGARLGFMSQAVFLLLVAAGVPLLSGGRGGLGVFVGPSGGYIISWAVTAFVIGYVLSLFKKVRFHHVLLVNLTVGIFLIYLIGIPVQAMVMGISVMDTVKVSLAYIPGDIIKAVVGSILVYKLRTHPVIMRSLGSLKRTGNLSKTA
- a CDS encoding AMP-binding protein, giving the protein MTTITKAYSQHAKIRAEKTAIHTEDKEVTYREWAEAVERTAAWLQSRHSGNRTIGILLPNGIDFLQFFAGAAMAGWNAVPYDMKWKTPELQKRVALSKPSIIVATEKSFNHLNEVFPEMRKVGDCLQEIADTHFTTITPPGDNPPFYTGFTSGTTGSPKAFVRSHDSWVKSFECSVHDFGLDETVHALIPGSLFHSHFLYGAISTLHLGGTVYLLDKFSPSQTMEWLGSCPITALYVVPTMVEAFLKEGQSVERTFKLLSSGAKWTEESKAKIGMMFPDMEMIEFYGAGELSFVSFLTGRDGQSKTSTVGQPCQHVEIEIRDRSGGVITSPDEVGKIHVRSPFLIDGYYEEEDGTIEGIRDKDGWATVHDMGKIDKDGFLTIEGREKNMIMYGGINLFPEEIETVLARHPGVEEVAVIGMPDTYWGQIAVAVVVGHAEKLELKRFCKDHLAGYKVPRRWLFVPSLPYTTSGKVARAELRRQLESPV
- a CDS encoding Nramp family divalent metal transporter — encoded protein: MKQSTKTTSAAEAVLRGDVKGWKRILPFLGPAFIAAVAYIDPGNFATNIAAGSTYGYQLLWVIAFSNLMAVLIQSLSAKLGIATGRNLPEVARDRFSKKTSIFLWVQSELVIIATDLAEFIGAALGLHLIFGIGMVPSAIITAIASFAILEMQRRGYRAFETTISAMVIMVVLAFALQTFFAQPDWAAVGMGIVTPSFEGTESIILSAGILGATVMPHAIYLHSALTNKRIVGRSEKEKKQIFRFEFIDIVIAMIVAGAINMSMLIIAAALFFEKGMRIEDLTVMFNELGSNLGSFAAILFGLGLLIAGLSSSSVGTMTGDVVMQGFIRRHINLYLRRAITMLPPLIIIISGVNATKALVVSQVILSFGIAFALVPLIMFTSNKELMGELRNHKVTTAIAWIICGIVILLNGYLIIDTFL
- a CDS encoding MerR family transcriptional regulator — encoded protein: MRKRLRIGEISNLFKLSKPTLRYYDEIGLFSPKYTDEQNQYRYYGIEQFATLDAIIFLRKNGFAIKDIKEQLEKRSPEGTLDLLQRKLEETRQEIRDLEIISRKIQNKITTIEEGLSLLTETAVTIKEFSARSITYYYNEGPVDMIAKMDEIHLSDMERISQMSHVYDGFFTGDLGFVVDYPSLQEEGPVKYSRIFDLNEDHASPHFLRGGLYACYPYKGPYEDIKEAHLHVLDHIHTHGYLVDGEAIELYILDESVVKDENDYLTMIQVPVKRR
- a CDS encoding acetyl-CoA C-acyltransferase; this translates as MKRAVIVHAKRTPIGKAGGILKGLEVHELAAPLIRHLAGGAKVPIRDVILGNVVGPGGNVARLASLEAGIPLAVPGMTIDRQCSAGLESIRHACHLIQGGAGDAYVAGGAESVSTSPFPRRARFSPDELGDPEMPEAAELVAERFFITKEAQDEYALLSFERSWSAHENGMNHKEILPLPDVDTDEGLNKKRNLPALLKRARPLVKPGGTVTVANSCGIHDGAAAVLVMEESLARKKGLEPVLRFVDSEVVGVHPHFPGAGPIPAIKGILERNQLTMEDIDLVEINEAFASKIVACATELSIPYEKLNVSGGALTIGHPYGASGSIMVTRLFYEVQRRKGVRFVLAAIGSGGGIGLAVLFEVV